Below is a genomic region from Triticum dicoccoides isolate Atlit2015 ecotype Zavitan chromosome 5A, WEW_v2.0, whole genome shotgun sequence.
GTATTACCAATaaagaagaaataaaatgaaacaaaaactaaatcataaaagaaaataatgaagttttgtaagaaagaatgaattagtggtttTGGTACTACCctttcagaaaaaagaaaagaagtaaCTACCAAAGCAAAATGACAAAACAaaaaatagtaatattttttaAGAAACAATTCATTAGTGACATTAGTGTTAACCTTAAAGATGAAGAAAAATACAGATAAAATAATGACACACAATTTACATTGAAATTGCATTTTTTTATAATATGAAAGACTAAGCATACAATAGTGGAATTTTCATAAAAATGTGTTCTAAGATGGGATGAATGAGTTACATACACattacccttaaagaagaaagTAGATTTAacaaaaaagcaaaagaaaataaaaacaatgaAGTTTTCTAAAAAAGAACTAATGACATTGTTATTACTTTaggaagaaataaaataaaaacaaataatgaTAACAATTGCATACAATTTACACATAAATTATGAGTTTTTCTAATATGCAAGAACAAGCATATAATAGTGAAATATTTGCAATAAAGGAAATTTCCTAAGAAATAATGAATTAGTGGCACTTGTGTTACAATTAAATAAGAAATAAAATAAAGTTAAAAgtaaatgaaaaataaaataatgaagtttttctaagaaagaatgaGTTAGAAGCCTTAGTAATACTCTTTAGGAAGAAAGAAATTGAACACAAACTaaatcaaaatcaaaataatgaactTTTATAGGAAAGAATGAATTAGagacattggtattaccctttaacaagaaaggaaacaaaaaagagaaacttgcacacaatttacacagaaattgcacttttttataatatgcaagaataagtatACAACACTAGAATTCTCACACACAAAAAAAGAAAGTTTCCTAAGAAGGAAATAATTAGTGACACTGGTATTACCATAAAAAAATGAACCAAACACTAAATCAAAAACAGAATAATAAAGTATTGTAAGAAAAAatgaatttgtggttttgatatttCCCTTCAGAAAAAATGAAATAACtactaaaacaaaatcaaaataatgaagttttctaagtaAGAATGAATTAGTTGCATtgatattaccctttaagaagaaagaaactaTAAAGTAATCAAAAAATAACAAAATTTACACACAATATATACAAAAATTTGTGCTTTCAATAATATGCAAGAATATGCATATGATAGTGGAATTTTCACATAAAATACAATTATAATGAAACTGCACAATTTTCGTAGTATGTAAGAAATAAGCACATAGTAGTGCATTTTTCACAGAATTGCAATTTATACACATAAATTACTTGCGTGTTTATATTTTGTATTCACCCAACATCCAAAATATACCCATAAAAATCGACAAAAAACTAAAGCAAAAACGCACACAAACAACCTAATAAGAAAACACATAAGAGGCTTCAGCCCAAcaagaaatcgactgacccaaaataggGGTCAATCAAAAAACGTCCAGCCCAATACAGAACAACACACACAACAGGAAAAAAACAACTAGCGCACATCTTGAAGCAGCCATCAACAGTTAAAAAAACCGACTAACCCAAAAGCTAAAAACTCAGTCAGCTGACGTGTAGCTAAAGTATTTAAACAAAGGGCAGAGGAGTGTAAGCATATCACTCATCAGTCGGCGCCAAGGCCCTGGTATCCATGGCGGGGTCGTTTTCTCATTGCCGGATCTAGCCGAGGGGGAGGCCGCGGCCGCGGTAGGGGGGTTGCGCGTCGATGCTGAGCCGGATCGCCTTCGCGTTCTTGCGGCGGAGGCGTAGTGCGTTAGTCTCCATTGTGGAGAGCAAGCAGCGGAGGACCGTCGCGAGGAGCTATTCCTTCGGATCAACCATCGCGGAGACGCTGGACTGGCGGGAGGAAGCTACATACGCCGCGCCGCCCTCTCCCTGGTCCGCTGCCACATCGGGGTGGGATAGGCGCAAGTCATCATTGGCCGGTCCAACATGGTAGGACGTGTTAGGTTCATCCCATGTATGCCTCGCATCTGCCTTAAGAcctcattcggtttggaggatttTCATAAGAAAAACGTAGGAACAAGAATTgcacaaaaaaaaattctatagatGCATTCGGTTCGTAGGAAACATGCAGATGATTTTCATAAGAATACTATTCATTTTCTGTATTTTTTGAGAAAAGTACACATCCGCTCAAAGCTCATTTTCTGTATAGGAACGAGGCAAGACAATTCTTAGGATGACAAGTGTCATCCTATCAAATTCCTACACTACTCTTAATTTCTACGttttaatttcctctaaatccaaGGAGGCCTAATATGTGCTGCATATTAAAGGTGCCGATCAGTCCGAACTCCGAAGGTATAAGGGTAGTTTGAGGAGGCCGATTTGGTCGCGACAAAAACTAACCGGTCACCGACGAGTTGGTCCGaccggtgagccgggctgtagaTGCTCTTGGAACTAGTTCACCCCTCTTTTTGTGTTTTTTCGCACCTGATGCCTTTTCTCTTCTACCCCGTAATCTCCGACACTGGAACCCAATCCGTTTGGATCGAACCAAAAAGAAACGTCAATCTGTCCATCAGTCACTGGGCACCAATCACACTGTGGATCAGTCACTGGGCGCCGTGATTGGTTCGAGCAACGGCGGCACCATGGCGCGAACAGAGATTCGTGGCACCATCGCGCCGGTGCGTCACGCCCACGCGCGCCTCCGAGCCAGCGGGCCGCGCACGGCACGGCGCACCGCCGTACCGCCCCTCCCATCCCGGCGCTCTGCGCACGCTGCGGCTGGCTGCCTCGTCCCGTGCCGTGCCCGGAGGCCGGAGCAACCGGCGCGCACGCACCATATCGGTTCGGTCCGCCGCCGGGCGCGAGGGCCAGACTGGTCGCGGGTGCCCGTCACCGGCCCGCGCACCCGGAGCAACGGGCTCGACGCGTTCCTGCCGGGCCCCGGCCCGATCGTGCGCGGGCATTTCGCTTGCGCTTATCGCCTCGGGCTCGGGGCGCCCTCCTGGGCCTGGCTGGTGGCTGCCACGGTGAGGTTCCTTTACGTGCCGAGGGGAGGGAGACCCGTCGCTGTGCGCAACCACCGCACGACCGCTGCTGGTCCACGAGCACGAGGTGGGCTGCACGAGCGCCTGGGGCCCGGCCGGCGACcggggcgctccgtcggagggggatgcACACGACACGGCACCGCGCGCGTCGACCCGTCTCGTCTCATCACGGGAGCGGGTAAAAAACCAGACCACTCGGGTGGCGGCTAGTAGCTCGTGGTGGTATACTACGTCGTACTAGGCCCGTACGCCCGCGCGGTGGTTGCCGCCGGGCGCTGTGCCGCGGGTCAAACAAAGGTGGCGGTGGCGCCCCCGCCACACCGCCCCAACAGTCGGCGCCACCTCACGCACGCATGCGGCCGCACCGTCAAATGCCGCCGCACCGTAAAACGCTGCTCCACTTGAGATGGACGGCTGGACCTGCTCCACCGGCCCGCCCCCTTAAGACCCACCCCGCCGCACCGCCCACGCACGTTCGCGCTCGCTAGCTACACAAACCAAACGCCTCGTCCGTCCGTTCCTTTCCTTCCCTCCACCGCCGACCGATCGGAGCCAGCTTTGCTCTCGTTGGTAGGTGGCATGCAGGAGCCCGGGCGGCGGCCGTTCGCCGGCGCCGTCGACCTGCGCCGGCCCAAGGGCTACCCGGCGCCGTCGGCGACCGCGCAGGCggaggtgggggcggcggcggcggcggagggggagGCGCACCGCGACCCCTGCCCGCGCTGCGAGTCCAGGGACACCAAGTTCTGCTACTACAACAACTACAACACCTCCCAGCCGCGCCACTACTGCAAGTCCTGCCGCCGCTACTGGACCAAGGGCGGCACCCTCCGCAACGTCCCCGTCGGCGGCGGCTCGCGCAagagctcctcctcgtcgtcgtcctcgtcctccAGCCCCAAGCGCGCCAAGAACTCCAAGCGCCGCCGCGTCGCGCCGGCCGCGCCCCCGGCGCCCGAGGCTGAGCCCGGCGCCGACGCCTCAGCCGCCGTCGCCGCGACGACGAAGGAGGCCGCGGCCACCGAGGACGTCACAGCAGCTGAGGATCCCGCCGCAGCCCCTACGGCGGACGGGTGTTTCGCTTTCacagccggcgagcccgacgcgccaCCCGCGAAGGAAGGGTGCTTCACTCTCACGGCCGGCGAGCCTGACGCGCCACCCGCGGCGGACGGAGACGGGGGCTTCGCTTTCACGGCCGGCGAGCCCGACGTGCCACCCGCGGCTGACAGAAACGGGGGCCTGGCTTTCACCGATCACCCGTCGGTGGCGCTCGGGCTCGGCGTGGCGGACGAGGCCGGCGGGAAGGAGCTGGCGGACCCGAGCCCGTTCGAGTGGCCGTCGGGCTGCGACCTGGGGTCCTACTGGGTGGCCGGCGTGTTCGCCGACACCGATCCGGCGCTGTTCCTCAGCCCGCCGTGAACCGTGGTTGAGCCGAGCACGGCACGGTCCGAGGAGAGCTGAGCTGAGCTCCCCCAACCTTCTTACTATCATCATCGTCTGCCCGGATTCCGGCCAGTAGTATTTGGAAATTTTTATGTCACTACTCACCAGAGGAGTCGATCTAAGAAGCCGTTTGTCTTAGTGCCTGATCGGAAGGCTAACCTAGAAGGTGAGGTGCCTGTATAAACCAATCAGTACCCGGTCTGCTCACGGCGTGTTTCAAGCCCTGAAAAGATTTCCCTTTCGCGATTAGCGAACTACCACTACCACTACCACTCATTATACTACTCCAGTGCTTGTTTGACTCCTCCCACCACATGCTCTGCTGCTCATGTTACGATTTTCACCGTGCTGCTCATGTCGATCATGGCTGCTGAGACCTGGATATGTACTTGTAGCTAGGCCGCACTTCTACCTCGCTGGTAGCATTCCCTGAGCGTCGTGAAGAGAGGAGAGCGTGCCGACCACGTACAGGCACGGTGCACTAGAGCACATGGCATGTCCAGATTGCTCATAACTCCGTCGCGTACAGTACAGCGCAGGCATGAACAGATTGTTTCCATAACTCCATCATGATCCGGAACCAATCGGCGGCGTGGGCGGCGAATCAAGGCGGCATGAATTCGGCCGCGTCGCGTACCACCGAGGGCAGGCGCAGGCGCCCGCCGGCCACGAATTATTGTCGCCCGCCCGCCCACGAATTATTAGATTCGACGAATCGCAGCGGCCGGTACGCAACGCGACGTCGTCGGGGGACGGGCGGGGGATATGTTCGTGTTCGGTTGGACGTCGGCGTCGGTCGGCGGACCTTAAATCGATTTCAATTCACGGGCGGGGCGCGGCAGAGGCCGacagctcgctcgctcgcccgcgaTTCCGACGGCGACGGCCCCCGGCCCCGACCGCGACGGGACGGACGCGCGCGCCGCGTCAGGGATGGGCTCGGCTCGGCGTCACGTGTCGGTCGGCCGGTCGATTCGGCCGTGGTGCGGGGCGACGTGTGCGGCGGTGGACCGCGGAGGGGGAGGGGGCCCGTCGACGTCGATCgcctcgtcgcctcgccggtgacaCGACCCGGGCCgggcgtacgtacgtacgtacgcggCTGACGGCGACCCGACCGGCTCGTCGGGTCCGGACGTCTGGGTCGCCGCCGACGCCGGCTGTTGCCGCAGGCGTCGGCGTGACGGTTCTGGTGGCTGGGTATGCAGTCGTGTCGTTTGACGACGTTGCTGGTGGTGTGGATGGATATCGGTCGTCCGAGCCTCGGTGGTTTCGCGCTGAAATTCACGAGCAACCTTGCCATGTGTCTCGATCGACGAGTGCGGACCATGTTCGATGCACGGGATTTTCTGAAAATAGAATACAGGCTCCGCCGATTCAAAGAGATGtctgtttcttcttcttttaaTTTATAGGATAATTGGTTTTATGCCTCTAGTTGTGCCCCACTCGACAGAATTGTCCTTAATTTTCAAAAGCCAACTGTTCTGTCCAACCAACTTTAGTCATCTTGTGCTTTTATCCTTTGATCGTTTGGCCATCATTttaaaaacttcataactaattcatattaaATCAGAAAaaagcaaataagataccaaaatgtttggATAAACATCAGCTACATGTCAATGCcatttgcattcatgacaaaagtgttggaaagtgtccATCCGAGTTTTAACTCTTATCATACCACCATGAACaataaaatctaaaaaaaatcaaaatattcaaaaatatattttgtggcaaagaatgacaaaggTTTTAAGTGCTCGCCAAGTTTTACCAGAGAATGACATTCATGAAAGTCATGATAAATTTTTTttggttccgatagatggtgctatcatgcgtccatgttgatggagatttcaacccacgaagtgtaacgactgcgcgagtccacggagggctccacccacgacgggtccacgaagaagcaaccttgtctatcccatcacggCCATAGcttacgaaggacttgcctcactcaggtagatcttcacgagtaggcgatctccttgcccttacaaacttcttggttcaactccacatcacgaTTGAGGCTCCtaggcgacacctaaccaatctagaagacaccactcttcaaaaggtaataaatagacagtgtgttgatgatgaactctttgcacTTGTggttcaaattatagtctccccaacactcaactctctctcacagatttggttaTGGTGGAagaatgatttgagtggaaagcaacttggagaaggctagaaatcaaggttcaaatggttggaatAAAACTGTGACACtccgatagttaagctacagtaaactcTTGCTAATCATGCCAGGTCATCATAATTAAACTTTTTCTAAATCTCACTTGTTTCAAACTAagatcaaatttaaattcaaataacaagtcaaaaAATTATTTCTTCAAACTATCAAATAAAAATGTGCGATGGGCGGAAATTTTTCACTAAGTAATTTTCATGTAACAACCAACAAATTTTTGGTTATTAAAAGGCCCCTAACCTGATTAAAACTGTACGAGCAGGAAAATAATTGCCCCTTTTTAATTTCTAAAAATAGACAAACAATTCCATTTAGCTTGAAACTTTTTGTGCATCTCTGGTATGTTACTAAGTATTTATGTACAAAGTTTGGACTAGAACAAACATCATTTGACATCTAAATCAATCGCAAAACCGGAGCTGAATAAGTTTGCACAAAAATGAATAAATGGAGAAAGCCCCTTGTGCACGTGGCCCATCTTTATTGTTGTTCCAggcccagcccatctggccggcctttCCCTTTCCTCTCACCAGAGGAGGCAGAGCGAGACGTGGCGCACATCCATGGCACACTGGCCATGGATGGCCAACacgtagccccccccccccgggcctatAAAGGCGTCCACCAAAAACCCTAGCACGCACTCGTCCAGCGTCCCTTGGTCCCCCTTTGCCTCCCTCCTCATCCGCTCGTTTTAGAGCTCGAATTCGGTGTGATCACCGCTGCCTTGCCCTTGTTGCCGTGGCCACCGTGATCACAGTCGCTGGGAGGCACGTCCTGGAGGGTCACCGTGCTCGGCTTCGTATGTTCCGGGGACCAGCTCGAGTCGGGGTGCCGCGTAGAAGTCGCCATCGCCGGTCTTCTTCACCGGCCGCCGCACACCATCGCCGATCCCGTCGCCCTCTACTGCTCCCGTCCCTCGCCGAGCCTTCCTTGTGCTCCTAGGTGAGCCTCTCCTTTGGTTCCCCCTATTTTCCCTTTCGAACCACCGTCGTAGGCCACCGCCATGCTCGATGCCGTCGGAGCTCGCGTTCACTGCTCCGTTGTCCGCGTTCCCGCGCGCCTTTGGTCGCACCTTTGGCCTCCCCGTGCGCGCCCACTGCTGCTCTCGGCAACACGCCCCGCTCCCTGCCCGCGTTCGTTGCACCCCTGGCCGCACTCGAGGAGACCCGCGCTTGCGGCTGCTCATCGCGCGCTCGGCCGCCAAGGATGGGAGCTCGAGCTCTCGTGTGTGCGCGCGTACTTCTGCCGTGTAGCCGTTGTTGATGCTGCTCCGATGCCGCTGCGTCCTACTGCTCTGCTGCGCCGCCACTGCCGTTTCTTGCCGATGTCGCTGCTGATGTCGCACTGCTTTCCACGGCCGCTGTCGCTGTCGCCGCTGCTGCCTGCTGCTCGCCGTAGGCCACGGACTGCACCCCGTGCGACCCCTGCGCTCAACTGCACACCCACGCGTGCCAGCCCGCTCGTGGTCATGGCCGTGGCTGGCTGTAGCCGCCATGTGCCTGTGGCCCTGTGCATGCATGCACAACCACGGTGAAGCCGGCTGGGCTCTATCCAGTGCCCAGCAAGCCGGCCCTCCTCTAATTGCTAATTAGATTAGTTAGATTAAAATTAGACTAACCCACTAACgttgacaagtgggacccattctCTAGCAATCCTAATTAGAGTAATTAAACCCTTGTTAAAATAAGTCAATCAATGACTGGTGGACCCAGTCACAACTTTGACCAGTCAACTACTGACTGGGCTAGTCCCAGTCAATGACATATGGGCCCTGCTGGACCCttgaccagtcaacatttgactgttgactgctgagtcAGTGGTCAACGGCCCCACCTATCAGCCTGTAGCACACGCTGCTGGGTACGCTTTCGGGTGCACTTAGCATTTAGTCAATTTAATATGtcaaattaaaataaatccagaaaatcatttaaactTCGAaattcaatataaaataaaccgtaatttagatgaaaatactttgtacatgaaagatgCTCAGAACGACGAGCCGAATCTGGATACGTGGTCCGTTCGTTCGCCACGCATCCCTagtatagcgaacacacaactttcctcctccggttcatctgtccgaaaacgcgaaacaccggggatactttcctggatgtttccccccttcaccagtatcacctcctactgtgttagggcactcctagcaccgttacttgtcatgtcatgcatcgctatgcatctgcctgcattatattcattgtttctccccccttttctctccgatagactacgagactgacgccgctgctggtgccccgatcgactacgctgttgacgacccctctttcttgccagagcaaccaggcaagcccccccccttgatcaccagatatcgcctattcttctctctactgcttgcattagagtagtgtagcatgatgctgctttccgttaatcctattctgatgcatggcctgtcattgttgctacagttattgataccttacttgcaatcataaatgcttagtataggatgctagtttatcaccagtGGCCCTACGTTCTTGTCCGtccgccatgctatactatcgggtcctgatcactcgggaggtgatcacgggtatatacatacatacatatatatatatatatatatatgatacatgtggtgactaaactcgggtcggctcgttgagtacccgcggttgattcacggattgggggctgaaaggacatattttcccgacggccctctgtgtggatctttgtggtggagcgacagggcaggttgagaccacctaggtgagaggtgggcctggccctggtcggcgtccgcggttacttcaaaataacacgcttaacgagatcttgatatttgatctgagtttggccactggcctatacgcactaaccaactacgcgggaacagttatgggcactcaacgtcgtggtatcagtcgaagccttcttgacgtcagcgactgagtggcgcgcgccggattggactggaacgcctgctcttgtattagggaggctaggtctgcttaccgtccgcgttcgcaacgtgcaggtgtgcaacgggcgatgggcccagacccctgcgccataggatttagaccggcgtgctggcctctctgttgtgcctaggtagggctgcaacgtgttgatcttccgaggccaggcatgacccagaaaagtgtgtccggacaaaggggattgagcgtgttgggaaatgtggtgcacccctgcagggaagttaatctattcgaatagccgtgatcttcggtaacatgatgacttggagttgtaccttgaccttatgacaactagaaccggttacttaataaaacacaccctttcaagtgccagatacaatccagggatcgctctctaacagggcgacgaggagaggatcgctgggtaggattatgctatgcgatgatacttggttaacttaccatctattct
It encodes:
- the LOC119301928 gene encoding dof zinc finger protein MNB1A-like, with amino-acid sequence MQEPGRRPFAGAVDLRRPKGYPAPSATAQAEVGAAAAAEGEAHRDPCPRCESRDTKFCYYNNYNTSQPRHYCKSCRRYWTKGGTLRNVPVGGGSRKSSSSSSSSSSSPKRAKNSKRRRVAPAAPPAPEAEPGADASAAVAATTKEAAATEDVTAAEDPAAAPTADGCFAFTAGEPDAPPAKEGCFTLTAGEPDAPPAADGDGGFAFTAGEPDVPPAADRNGGLAFTDHPSVALGLGVADEAGGKELADPSPFEWPSGCDLGSYWVAGVFADTDPALFLSPP